A portion of the Oscillospiraceae bacterium genome contains these proteins:
- a CDS encoding metallophosphoesterase produces MAQHARIKRTPPPDGARRRWWQNRLLQLLAAFVLLCGVAAAGLKLYTDYTNGHFQVTFYRVTSSHVSEKLRVLFLSDLHLREYGEHNEELIQTVQELDPDLILLGGDLVTFPNPEYENMLSLCRSLADVAPLYGVLGNHESEMIYGGVDDQLAEKFSEAGVQLLRNETRTIQIGENNVELIGLEGALKDFYKYGASDCVESLSRQYDTFRICINHVPMAFVDYMQDAPFDLALAGHTHGGLIRLPVLGRLYTAEEGLFPEYAGGMYQLDSGAPLIVGCGLGDSNQIPRVYNPPELVLVDVNWY; encoded by the coding sequence ATGGCGCAACATGCAAGAATAAAACGAACGCCCCCGCCGGACGGCGCACGCCGCCGATGGTGGCAGAACCGGCTGCTGCAGCTGCTGGCGGCTTTTGTGCTGCTGTGCGGCGTGGCAGCTGCCGGACTGAAACTGTACACGGATTATACGAATGGTCATTTTCAGGTGACCTTTTACCGGGTGACCTCCAGCCATGTGTCGGAAAAGCTGCGGGTCCTGTTTTTGTCGGACCTGCACCTGCGGGAATACGGCGAGCACAACGAGGAGCTGATCCAGACTGTGCAGGAGCTGGACCCGGACCTGATCCTGCTGGGCGGTGACCTTGTCACCTTCCCGAACCCGGAGTATGAGAATATGCTTTCGCTGTGCCGCAGCCTTGCCGATGTGGCCCCGCTGTACGGGGTGCTGGGCAACCACGAAAGCGAGATGATCTACGGCGGGGTGGATGACCAGCTGGCCGAAAAATTTTCGGAGGCCGGGGTGCAGCTGCTGCGCAATGAGACCCGCACCATCCAGATCGGGGAAAACAACGTGGAGCTCATCGGGCTGGAAGGTGCCCTGAAGGACTTTTACAAATACGGTGCCAGCGACTGTGTGGAGAGCCTGAGCCGCCAGTACGACACCTTCCGCATCTGCATCAACCATGTGCCCATGGCCTTTGTGGACTACATGCAGGATGCGCCCTTTGACCTGGCGCTGGCCGGGCACACCCACGGCGGCCTGATCCGCCTGCCGGTGCTGGGGCGGCTGTACACCGCAGAGGAGGGGCTGTTCCCGGAGTATGCGGGCGGCATGTACCAGCTGGACAGCGGGGCACCCCTCATCGTGGGCTGCGGCCTGGGCGACTCCAACCAGATCCCCCGCGTATACAATCCGCCGGAGCTGGTTCTGGTGGATGTGAACTGGTACTGA
- a CDS encoding glycosyltransferase, translated as MRNEEAMCEGLLSVVIPVYNIRDYVERCVRSVLAQPDVPLEVLIVDDGSTDDSGAVCDALAAEDSRVTVIHKPNGGLSDARNYGLCHAQGEYILFMDGDDWLTENVCPGLLQMALQDRADVVIGKAHFLREEPVMTRWEEAVEENFTFHTVYTGKEYLLKCLQTGGLRVEVGRHLYRTDFLRTNGLQFCKGILHEDEEFTPRVLLQAQRVMLTGQEIYYYDNCRAGSITHAEGLSTRRVQDRLRIYDSLAEIYRTVTPRALRRRLQDDLCWKYLDCAARFDCRTLPGYRPQRLRMLQFACTPRRRAKAALFALSPELFRRVMNH; from the coding sequence ATGCGGAATGAAGAAGCGATGTGCGAGGGCCTGCTCTCGGTCGTGATCCCGGTGTACAACATCCGGGACTATGTGGAGCGCTGTGTCCGCTCGGTGCTGGCGCAGCCGGATGTGCCGCTGGAAGTGCTCATCGTGGATGACGGCAGCACCGATGACAGCGGCGCGGTGTGCGACGCACTGGCGGCGGAGGACAGCCGGGTCACAGTGATCCATAAGCCCAACGGCGGCCTGTCGGACGCCCGCAATTACGGGCTGTGCCATGCACAGGGCGAGTATATCCTGTTCATGGACGGTGACGACTGGCTGACAGAGAACGTTTGCCCCGGCCTGCTGCAGATGGCGCTGCAGGACCGGGCCGATGTGGTCATCGGCAAGGCGCATTTCCTGCGTGAGGAACCGGTGATGACCCGCTGGGAAGAAGCGGTGGAAGAAAACTTCACCTTTCACACAGTTTACACCGGTAAGGAGTATCTTTTAAAGTGCCTGCAGACCGGCGGCCTGCGGGTGGAAGTGGGGCGGCATCTGTACCGCACCGATTTTTTGCGGACAAACGGCCTGCAGTTCTGCAAGGGCATCCTGCACGAGGACGAGGAGTTCACGCCCCGGGTGCTGCTGCAGGCGCAGCGGGTGATGCTGACCGGGCAGGAGATCTACTATTACGATAACTGCCGCGCCGGTTCCATCACGCACGCGGAAGGGTTGAGCACCCGCCGTGTTCAGGACCGGCTGCGCATCTACGACAGTCTGGCGGAGATCTACCGTACGGTGACCCCGCGGGCGCTGCGCCGCCGCCTGCAGGATGACCTGTGCTGGAAGTATCTGGACTGCGCGGCGCGGTTCGATTGCAGGACCCTGCCGGGCTACCGCCCGCAGCGGCTGCGGATGCTGCAGTTTGCCTGCACGCCCCGCCGCCGGGCCAAGGCAGCGCTGTTTGCCCTCTCGCCGGAGCTGTTCCGGCGGGTGATGAATCATTGA
- a CDS encoding glycosyltransferase family 4 protein: protein MKVAMIGHKDFPSRSGGVEVMVGGLATSLVRRGYEVTVYNRGLQKGHNVYTTEGVQARRIFTLQKASLNAMVYSFLATFDALTRDYDVIHYHAIGPSVPLVIAKLFGKHTVCTVHGLNWKVDKWGGFASAYLRLGERVAAKYADDLVVLSESEWNYFQEKYDRTAILIPNAVQMRQPLPCNLIREKYGLEAGSYILYVGRISPEKGPLDLVEGYLKAHTDKKLVLAGPFAETEYCTTVREKIAGNPNIITTGYVVGDALLELYSNCALFVLPSHTEGLSLSLLEALSLGVKCLVSDIPENTTVTADYGTAFRTEDTDSLARALERDTARPLTPEQREAQVDYVRTNFDYDVMLDRYEEVYHHVIGDPLKEIPSQAKAHRKAAAAQGGAA from the coding sequence ATGAAGGTGGCAATGATCGGGCACAAGGACTTCCCGTCCCGTTCGGGTGGTGTGGAAGTCATGGTCGGCGGGCTGGCAACCAGCCTGGTCCGGCGCGGTTATGAGGTCACGGTGTACAACCGCGGCCTGCAGAAGGGGCACAATGTTTACACGACCGAGGGCGTGCAGGCCCGCCGCATCTTTACCCTTCAGAAGGCGTCGCTGAATGCCATGGTCTATTCGTTCCTGGCCACCTTTGACGCCCTGACGCGGGACTACGATGTGATCCACTACCACGCCATCGGCCCATCGGTGCCGCTGGTGATCGCCAAGCTGTTCGGCAAGCACACGGTGTGCACCGTGCACGGGCTGAACTGGAAGGTGGACAAGTGGGGCGGCTTTGCCAGCGCCTACCTGAGGCTGGGCGAGCGGGTGGCCGCAAAGTATGCGGATGATCTGGTGGTGCTGTCGGAGAGCGAGTGGAACTATTTTCAGGAGAAGTACGATCGTACCGCCATCCTCATCCCCAATGCGGTGCAGATGCGCCAGCCGCTGCCCTGCAACCTGATTCGCGAAAAATACGGGCTGGAAGCCGGGAGCTACATTCTGTATGTGGGCCGCATCTCGCCGGAAAAGGGCCCGCTGGACCTGGTGGAGGGCTATCTGAAAGCCCACACGGACAAAAAACTGGTGCTGGCCGGCCCCTTTGCGGAGACCGAGTACTGCACCACGGTGCGGGAGAAGATCGCGGGCAACCCCAACATCATCACGACGGGCTATGTGGTGGGCGACGCGCTGCTGGAGCTGTACAGCAACTGCGCCCTGTTCGTGCTGCCCAGCCACACCGAGGGCCTTTCGCTTTCGCTGCTGGAGGCACTGTCGCTGGGGGTGAAGTGCCTCGTGAGCGACATCCCGGAGAACACCACGGTGACCGCCGACTACGGCACCGCGTTCCGCACCGAGGACACCGACAGTCTGGCCCGGGCGCTGGAGCGGGACACCGCCCGGCCCCTCACGCCGGAACAGCGCGAGGCACAGGTGGACTATGTGCGCACCAACTTTGATTATGATGTCATGCTGGATCGGTACGAGGAAGTGTATCACCATGTGATCGGTGACCCGCTCAAGGAGATACCTTCGCAGGCCAAGGCACACCGCAAGGCCGCAGCCGCCCAGGGAGGCGCAGCATGA